A portion of the Vreelandella subglaciescola genome contains these proteins:
- a CDS encoding beta-ketoacyl-ACP synthase, with the protein MKAETKTHRANREDGLGRRVVVTGVAGFSPIGNDWPSIRARLAAHDNGVRHMEAWDVYDGLNTRLGAPVEDFSLPKHYHRRAIRSMGRGARMATRASELALIDAGLLDDPLVSSGRMGIAYGASAGEPDAVADFGNMLINKSTDGLNANSYIRMMSHTAPVNIGVFLGVRGRIHTTSSACTSGSQGIGYAYEAIRFARQTAMIAGGCEELSASEAAVFDTLFATSTLNDTPEATPRPFDADRDGLVIGEGAGSLILEDMAHAEARGAPIYAELVGFGTNSDGRHVTQPDAAMMEQAIRLALDDANITPEDIGYVSAHGTATSRGDIAESLATRAVFGEDIPISAFKSFTGHTLGACGALEAWTAIEMMREGWFHATANLENVDPECAQLDYLTGDGRRLDCDYIMSNNFAFGGINTSLIFRRWR; encoded by the coding sequence ATGAAAGCTGAAACAAAAACTCACCGCGCCAACCGCGAAGACGGCCTTGGCCGCCGCGTGGTCGTCACCGGCGTTGCCGGCTTTTCGCCCATCGGCAATGACTGGCCGAGCATTCGCGCGCGCCTGGCCGCGCATGACAACGGCGTGCGCCACATGGAAGCCTGGGACGTCTACGACGGCCTCAATACCCGCCTTGGCGCGCCGGTGGAAGACTTCTCCCTACCCAAGCATTACCACCGCCGGGCGATACGCAGCATGGGGCGCGGCGCGCGCATGGCCACCCGTGCCAGCGAACTGGCGCTGATCGATGCCGGCCTGCTCGACGACCCGCTGGTCTCGAGCGGGCGCATGGGCATCGCCTACGGCGCCTCGGCGGGCGAACCCGACGCGGTGGCCGATTTCGGCAACATGCTGATCAACAAGTCCACCGACGGCCTCAACGCCAACTCCTATATCCGCATGATGTCGCACACCGCCCCGGTCAACATCGGCGTTTTTCTCGGCGTACGCGGGCGCATTCACACCACTTCCAGCGCCTGCACCTCGGGCAGTCAGGGTATCGGCTACGCCTACGAAGCCATCCGCTTTGCGCGCCAGACGGCGATGATTGCCGGCGGTTGCGAAGAACTTTCGGCCTCGGAAGCCGCGGTGTTCGACACCCTGTTCGCCACCAGTACGCTCAACGACACCCCGGAAGCCACGCCCCGCCCCTTCGATGCCGACCGCGACGGGCTGGTCATCGGCGAAGGCGCGGGCAGCCTGATTCTGGAAGATATGGCCCATGCCGAGGCGCGCGGCGCACCGATTTACGCCGAATTGGTCGGTTTTGGCACCAACAGCGACGGCCGCCACGTCACCCAGCCCGACGCCGCGATGATGGAGCAAGCCATCCGTCTCGCGCTCGACGATGCCAACATCACGCCCGAGGATATCGGCTACGTCAGCGCCCACGGCACGGCCACCAGCCGCGGCGACATCGCCGAAAGCCTGGCTACCCGAGCGGTGTTTGGCGAAGACATCCCGATCAGTGCGTTCAAGAGCTTCACCGGCCATACGCTTGGCGCCTGCGGCGCGCTGGAAGCCTGGACCGCTATCGAAATGATGCGCGAAGGCTGGTTTCACGCCACGGCCAATCTTGAAAACGTCGACCCCGAGTGCGCCCAGCTGGACTACCTCACCGGCGACGGGCGCCGCCTCGACTGCGACTACATCATGAGCAACAACTTTGCCTTCGGCGGCATCAATACGTCGTTGATATTTCGCCGCTGGCGTTAA
- a CDS encoding beta-ketoacyl-ACP synthase: protein MPNPVTPSSCRLHPPALVCPLGDELAGIGANLFAGRRGLTTSDAFTPGRPLPLGQVTTRLPDDADWPAEHRSRNNRLLAAALEHLAPTIEAFRQRCPQARIGVVLGTSTSGIGESEAAIATQQDTGELPADFRYQRHEIGASARFIAERLALEGPAYTLSTACTSSAKALTSARRLLANGTCDAVIAGGADSLCGLTVNGFSALEAISDTPCVPFSANRRGLNLGEAAALFLVTAEPGGIQLSGYAETSDAHHVSAPRPDGEGARQAMQGALAMAGVSPAEVDYLNLHGTATALNDSMEARGVAALPGGTGIPCSSTKALTGHTLGACGALEAAFCWMALEAGRLPPQVNDGATDPALPALALTAGGKARLRYALSNAFAFGGNNIALLLERTP from the coding sequence ATGCCCAACCCCGTAACGCCCTCTTCCTGCCGTTTGCACCCGCCGGCGCTGGTCTGCCCGCTGGGCGATGAGCTGGCCGGCATCGGCGCCAACCTGTTTGCGGGGCGGCGCGGCCTGACCACGAGTGACGCGTTCACGCCCGGCCGGCCGCTGCCCCTCGGCCAGGTCACAACGCGGCTGCCGGATGATGCCGACTGGCCGGCAGAGCACCGTTCGCGCAATAACCGCCTGCTGGCCGCCGCGCTGGAGCACCTCGCACCAACCATTGAGGCCTTCCGGCAGCGCTGCCCGCAGGCACGTATCGGCGTGGTGCTGGGCACCAGCACATCGGGCATCGGTGAAAGCGAAGCGGCTATCGCCACGCAGCAGGACACCGGCGAGCTGCCGGCGGATTTCCGCTACCAACGCCACGAGATCGGCGCGTCGGCGCGTTTTATTGCCGAACGGCTGGCGCTGGAAGGGCCCGCGTACACCCTGTCGACCGCCTGCACCTCCAGCGCCAAAGCGCTGACCAGTGCCCGCCGGCTGCTGGCGAACGGCACCTGCGACGCGGTGATTGCCGGCGGCGCCGACAGCCTTTGCGGCCTTACCGTCAACGGGTTCTCCGCGCTGGAAGCGATCAGCGACACGCCTTGTGTGCCCTTTTCCGCCAACCGTCGCGGCCTCAATTTAGGCGAGGCCGCGGCGCTATTTCTGGTCACCGCCGAGCCCGGCGGGATTCAGCTCAGCGGCTATGCAGAAACCAGCGACGCCCATCATGTTTCCGCGCCACGCCCCGACGGCGAAGGCGCGCGCCAAGCCATGCAGGGCGCGCTGGCCATGGCCGGCGTATCACCGGCCGAGGTGGATTATCTCAATCTGCACGGCACCGCCACTGCCTTGAACGACAGCATGGAGGCTCGGGGCGTGGCCGCGCTGCCCGGCGGCACCGGCATTCCCTGTAGCTCAACCAAGGCGCTGACCGGCCATACCCTTGGCGCCTGCGGCGCGCTTGAAGCGGCATTCTGCTGGATGGCACTGGAGGCCGGCCGCCTGCCACCACAGGTGAATGACGGGGCAACCGACCCCGCGCTGCCGGCGCTGGCGCTCACCGCTGGCGGCAAGGCCCGGCTGCGCTACGCGCTCAGCAATGCCTTCGCCTTTGGTGGCAACAATATTGCCCTGCTGCTGGAGCGCACCCCATGA
- a CDS encoding Sbal_3080 family lipoprotein gives MRFLSIISVGVALLVGGCTSIQVQPLDASTTLENVCIEKNEKVIVPNFLNVVRQGFTRHGIITKVYESDLPANCEFMLTYTALRSWDFATYLSHAELWLHTKNSRQVAYAEYHLNGGGGLALNKWASTESKMNPVLDKLLVNYK, from the coding sequence ATGAGGTTTTTATCAATTATATCTGTGGGTGTCGCTCTTTTAGTCGGCGGTTGTACTTCTATCCAAGTTCAGCCATTGGATGCCTCAACGACTCTTGAGAATGTCTGTATCGAGAAGAACGAGAAGGTAATCGTCCCTAATTTTCTTAATGTTGTGAGGCAAGGCTTCACTAGGCATGGGATTATAACGAAGGTGTATGAGAGTGACCTGCCTGCCAACTGTGAATTTATGCTCACCTATACTGCCCTACGTTCTTGGGATTTCGCAACGTACTTGTCTCACGCTGAGCTTTGGTTACACACTAAAAATAGTAGGCAAGTTGCTTATGCGGAATATCACCTGAATGGAGGCGGCGGTTTAGCTCTCAATAAATGGGCGAGTACCGAGAGCAAAATGAATCCAGTCCTTGATAAACTCTTGGTTAATTACAAGTGA
- a CDS encoding 4'-phosphopantetheinyl transferase family protein has protein sequence MTYRLSLLMAHCGNSGHQQSHRGRELLSRLAADQGVECAVEGWTPRGRKGPPVHPALASSDIACLSHRDDKVVAGLANCPVGIDLEHARPRHRERLGELLEWLPEPRVRQAILESDDPLAAFYRAWTLHEALYKLACIEGTPPAAALDTRLASLAPHGPIHAWQWQMDGWTLSICVRNSGLCITHGDDSPLINGLCVVESSFWGG, from the coding sequence ATGACATATCGCCTGTCACTGTTGATGGCCCATTGCGGCAACAGCGGCCATCAGCAGTCTCACCGAGGCCGCGAGCTACTCTCGCGGCTCGCCGCGGACCAAGGCGTTGAGTGCGCCGTGGAAGGCTGGACCCCGCGGGGGAGAAAAGGCCCGCCCGTGCATCCGGCGTTGGCAAGCAGCGACATCGCCTGCCTGAGCCACCGCGATGACAAGGTCGTCGCCGGGCTCGCCAACTGCCCGGTAGGGATCGACCTGGAACACGCCCGCCCCCGCCACAGAGAGCGCCTTGGCGAACTGCTGGAATGGCTGCCCGAACCCCGCGTGAGGCAGGCGATTCTTGAAAGCGATGACCCGCTAGCCGCGTTCTACCGCGCCTGGACCCTGCACGAAGCGCTTTACAAACTCGCCTGCATCGAAGGCACCCCGCCCGCCGCAGCGCTGGATACACGGCTGGCAAGTCTTGCTCCCCACGGCCCCATTCACGCCTGGCAATGGCAAATGGACGGCTGGACGCTGTCGATTTGTGTGCGTAATTCAGGGCTTTGTATTACGCATGGAGACGATAGCCCGCTGATTAACGGGCTTTGTGTAGTGGAGAGTTCTTTCTGGGGTGGGTAA
- the fabG gene encoding 3-oxoacyl-ACP reductase FabG, whose product MTDTLLVTGSSRGIGRAIALRLARDGFDIVLHCRTRRDAAEAVAKEIRALGRNVRILCFDVADRDAARQALEDDVETHGAYYGVVCNAGITADGAFPALSDSDWDSVVHTGLDGFYNVLKPLTMPMIRRRAPGRIVVMSSVSGLMGNRGQVNYSAAKAGLIGATKALAVELAKRRITVNSVAPGLIETDMTAELSQTDALKAIPMQRTGTTDEVAATVSFLCSTDAAYITRQVIAVNGGMC is encoded by the coding sequence ATGACCGATACTCTGCTCGTCACGGGTTCCAGCCGCGGCATCGGCCGCGCCATCGCCCTGCGCCTGGCGCGGGATGGCTTTGATATCGTGCTGCACTGCCGCACGCGCCGCGACGCCGCCGAAGCGGTGGCCAAAGAAATCCGCGCGCTGGGCCGGAACGTACGCATCTTGTGTTTTGACGTCGCCGATCGTGACGCCGCCCGCCAGGCCCTCGAAGACGACGTGGAAACCCACGGCGCCTATTACGGGGTGGTCTGCAATGCCGGCATCACCGCCGATGGCGCTTTTCCGGCGCTTTCCGACAGCGATTGGGACAGCGTCGTGCACACCGGGCTGGACGGCTTTTACAACGTGCTTAAGCCCTTGACCATGCCGATGATCCGGCGCCGCGCCCCCGGGCGCATCGTCGTCATGTCGTCGGTATCGGGGCTGATGGGCAACCGCGGCCAGGTCAATTACAGCGCCGCCAAGGCCGGGCTGATCGGTGCTACCAAGGCGCTGGCGGTAGAACTGGCCAAGCGCCGGATTACCGTCAACAGCGTAGCCCCTGGGCTGATCGAGACGGACATGACCGCCGAGCTGAGCCAGACCGACGCGCTCAAGGCCATTCCCATGCAGCGCACCGGCACCACCGACGAAGTCGCCGCCACGGTGAGCTTCTTGTGCTCAACGGATGCCGCCTACATTACCCGTCAGGTTATCGCCGTCAACGGAGGCATGTGCTGA
- a CDS encoding DUF3261 domain-containing protein, with translation MAALTTVLLAGCALTPPGAPQPALAQLPDIDSQVQRLTFVTGERQQVLLGVLRHQDQTLRLALLSPQGQRLLTLVQDDQGTRFLPDANIEPPFSADWLASRLSWSLWPAQALRQAFAGSDWRLADSSAERRIYRGPVLVARLSGDRDCRIIHDLESDYRLYIATLDDNARATDTCPTP, from the coding sequence ATGGCAGCGTTAACGACGGTGCTGTTGGCCGGCTGCGCCTTGACGCCGCCCGGTGCGCCGCAGCCGGCGCTGGCGCAGCTGCCCGATATCGACTCCCAAGTGCAACGGCTGACGTTCGTCACCGGCGAGCGCCAGCAGGTGCTGCTTGGCGTTTTGCGTCATCAGGATCAGACCCTGCGGCTGGCGCTTTTAAGCCCTCAAGGCCAGCGCCTGCTGACGCTGGTGCAGGACGACCAGGGGACTCGTTTTCTACCCGATGCCAACATCGAGCCGCCTTTCAGCGCCGACTGGCTGGCCAGCCGGCTCAGCTGGAGCCTGTGGCCGGCCCAAGCGCTGCGACAAGCCTTTGCCGGTTCGGACTGGCGGCTGGCCGACAGCAGCGCCGAAAGGCGGATATATCGGGGGCCGGTGCTGGTCGCACGCCTGTCAGGTGACCGTGATTGCCGTATCATCCATGATCTGGAAAGCGACTATCGCCTGTATATCGCCACTCTCGACGACAACGCGCGAGCGACTGACACATGCCCAACCCCGTAA
- a CDS encoding excinuclease ATPase subunit, whose amino-acid sequence MMKTTQGTKGLLGKKGLLVLAATLLGGLALTSTAEARDTVLMLPVEQAMNLPEAKTQLDSNIRFVFGNTPHADVAEQHGNFVTNKKTNAFNKSDEEACRWVMLSALLSLQDRVRTEGGNAVINIESFYDREPMSSNDEYECHAGMLMAGVALRGDVVTLR is encoded by the coding sequence ATGATGAAAACAACACAGGGAACAAAAGGACTGCTGGGCAAAAAAGGCCTGCTGGTGCTGGCCGCTACACTACTGGGCGGGCTCGCCCTGACCTCCACGGCAGAAGCCCGGGACACCGTACTGATGCTGCCCGTTGAACAAGCCATGAACCTTCCCGAGGCAAAGACCCAGCTGGATTCCAACATCCGCTTTGTCTTTGGCAACACACCTCACGCAGACGTTGCCGAACAGCACGGCAATTTCGTCACCAATAAAAAGACCAACGCCTTCAACAAAAGCGATGAAGAAGCCTGCCGCTGGGTCATGCTCTCAGCCCTGCTCAGCCTGCAAGACCGCGTGCGGACAGAAGGCGGCAATGCGGTGATCAACATCGAGAGCTTTTACGACCGCGAGCCGATGTCATCCAACGATGAATACGAGTGCCATGCCGGCATGCTGATGGCGGGCGTCGCACTGCGCGGTGATGTCGTGACCCTGCGCTAA
- a CDS encoding tautomerase family protein, giving the protein MIIIYGIKEHLNPLKARLSEVIHGCMQSVLGMPEDKRAHRFIPLDAEDFYYPGGRSPAYTVIEINMMQGRTAATQKALIKELFSRIESEVGIAPVDVEITLKEQPAHCWGFRGMTGDEARDLKYAVKV; this is encoded by the coding sequence ATGATCATCATCTACGGCATCAAGGAACACCTCAACCCGCTCAAGGCGCGGCTTTCCGAGGTCATTCACGGCTGCATGCAATCGGTTTTGGGCATGCCGGAAGACAAGCGGGCGCATCGTTTTATCCCGCTGGACGCCGAGGATTTTTACTACCCGGGCGGGCGTTCGCCGGCCTACACGGTGATCGAGATCAACATGATGCAGGGCCGCACGGCGGCCACGCAAAAGGCGTTGATAAAGGAGTTGTTCAGCCGAATCGAATCGGAAGTGGGCATTGCCCCGGTAGACGTGGAAATTACGCTCAAGGAGCAGCCGGCTCACTGCTGGGGATTTCGTGGCATGACCGGCGATGAAGCACGTGATCTGAAGTATGCGGTCAAGGTGTGA
- a CDS encoding NAD(P)/FAD-dependent oxidoreductase, whose protein sequence is MDTPEHSDTLEYTDVAIIGGGPSGAAAAAWLARHGLAVRVLERQHFPRFSIGESLLPQCMAHLETCGLLEAAQAGHFQPKNGAAFCWKGQYAAIDFREKLTPGPGTTWQIERADFDQRLLDGARDAGADVEHGVSVIGFTPDPHRPQLTMRDDAGKTRQLEARFVLDASGYGRVLARLTGLDCPSSLATRGALFTHVEGLFGDADHDRNKILIGVHPEQKDIWYWLIPFPDGRASVGVVADIDTLDAAGDNDTARYWALINAEPRFNELLTGVTPVRDVTRLAGYSANIKRLHGPGFAVLGNAGEFLDPVFSSGITIALDSAVRAAPLVTRQLDGEDVDWDGDFEIPLREGIATFRAFIDAWYDGRLPRIIFHEHQTPRIRDMLSAILAGYAWDKNNPFVTASQRRLDSLAEACTQEAAVSP, encoded by the coding sequence ATGGACACGCCTGAGCACTCCGACACCCTTGAGTATACCGATGTCGCCATTATTGGCGGTGGCCCTTCCGGCGCCGCGGCGGCAGCTTGGCTGGCGCGTCACGGGCTCGCGGTACGCGTTCTCGAGCGCCAGCACTTCCCGCGTTTCTCGATCGGCGAGAGCCTGCTGCCCCAGTGCATGGCGCACCTTGAAACCTGCGGCCTGCTCGAGGCGGCCCAGGCCGGCCATTTTCAGCCCAAAAACGGCGCCGCCTTCTGCTGGAAAGGCCAGTATGCTGCCATCGATTTCCGCGAAAAGCTCACCCCCGGCCCGGGCACTACCTGGCAGATCGAGCGGGCTGATTTCGACCAGCGCCTGCTCGACGGCGCCCGGGACGCCGGCGCTGACGTTGAGCACGGAGTGAGCGTTATCGGCTTCACCCCTGACCCGCACCGGCCGCAGCTGACCATGCGCGACGACGCCGGCAAAACCCGCCAGCTAGAAGCCCGCTTCGTGCTCGATGCCAGCGGCTATGGCCGCGTACTGGCACGGCTGACGGGGCTTGACTGCCCGTCATCGCTGGCCACGCGGGGCGCCCTGTTCACCCACGTCGAGGGGCTCTTTGGCGATGCCGACCATGACCGCAACAAGATCCTGATCGGCGTCCACCCCGAACAGAAAGACATCTGGTACTGGCTGATCCCCTTCCCGGATGGCCGCGCCTCGGTGGGCGTGGTCGCCGATATCGACACCCTCGATGCCGCCGGCGATAACGATACCGCGCGCTACTGGGCCTTGATCAACGCCGAGCCGCGCTTCAACGAGCTGCTCACCGGCGTAACGCCGGTCCGCGATGTGACCCGGCTGGCGGGGTATTCCGCCAACATCAAACGCCTGCACGGGCCGGGATTTGCCGTGCTCGGCAACGCCGGCGAGTTCCTCGACCCGGTGTTCTCGTCGGGGATCACCATTGCGCTGGATTCGGCCGTCCGCGCCGCACCGCTGGTTACGCGTCAACTCGACGGCGAGGACGTGGACTGGGACGGCGATTTCGAGATTCCGCTACGCGAAGGCATCGCCACGTTCCGCGCCTTTATCGACGCCTGGTACGATGGCCGCCTGCCGCGCATCATCTTCCATGAGCATCAGACGCCCCGCATACGCGACATGCTCAGCGCCATACTCGCCGGCTACGCCTGGGACAAGAACAACCCTTTCGTCACCGCCAGCCAGCGCCGCCTTGATAGCCTGGCCGAAGCCTGCACCCAGGAGGCCGCAGTAAGCCCATGA
- a CDS encoding DUF6641 family protein, with protein MKVLDSLNFVAYTPFSDKNPVAVRRRKLIAKIEEQSLLAADTDYTPTKTKWVTDSEGNQKKVEVPKRVKRWWAKTADGKVNLVVRYGSKSLEFAKGKNAIELNSEAEVESTLTKLKEAVETGELDTLIEQQAQFGRRVTQKNK; from the coding sequence ATGAAAGTACTAGATAGTTTGAACTTCGTTGCTTATACGCCATTTTCGGATAAAAATCCTGTTGCTGTTCGCCGTCGCAAGCTAATAGCTAAAATCGAGGAACAGTCACTGCTCGCAGCTGACACTGACTATACACCTACAAAAACGAAGTGGGTTACAGATAGCGAAGGCAATCAGAAAAAGGTTGAAGTTCCCAAGCGAGTTAAGCGGTGGTGGGCAAAAACTGCGGACGGCAAAGTGAATCTAGTAGTGCGCTATGGCAGCAAGTCTTTAGAATTTGCGAAGGGAAAAAATGCTATCGAGCTGAACAGTGAAGCCGAGGTAGAAAGCACGCTGACTAAATTGAAAGAAGCTGTCGAGACTGGCGAGTTAGATACGCTGATAGAGCAACAGGCGCAGTTTGGCAGACGTGTGACACAAAAGAACAAGTGA
- a CDS encoding acyltransferase family protein: protein MKYRAEIDGLRALAVVPVILFHAGFESFSGGFVGVDIFFVISGYLITTILIEDIEKKRFSLVNFYERRARRILPALAVVSLFSIICAWVLLNPIELNKFGFSLLGVATFTSNIVFWRSEGYFTDSAELNPLLHTWSLAVEEQYYVLFPIFMFFAWRFGKSKVFWMIVLFSLLSLALSEWGWRNKPTANFYLAPTRAWELFAGSIAAFSVQKRGVKANNYFSILGLIAIIFSIFAYDESTPFPSVYALVPVLGVVLLILYGAKETYAAQILGSRAFVSIGLISYSAYLWHQPVLVYTRITIGNIELGLGLALLLILVTFILAYLSWRYVENPFRKREIFSPKSVFSLSAVSLIFLLSFGLLSSEVSKNVEEQLALDLSTSEFVYFSNIDERSFVSSRLNLPLNNVETLVMGSSRMMQVGTATLNESVLNLSVSSASIEDNVAFVGEAVMQVSPNRVLIGADPWLLNRFNAKDRWKSVASLYEHWAKLIAKKESNTLNSKAFFSPSERDLPGKRSDFSFFKKAYNAINFNSGSLVARGGDVEGIAKKAYDGFHIYNDEYQSTTQNEMKKGFDNLLKYNMQDFEIDVKAKTNLTNLVSWLKRSGVEVYFVFSPYHPNLYSKMLSNNSVHIEIERYLKDIASDLGVNIVGSYNPKVNGCMSADFYDGMHPQELCMKKVLNGISR from the coding sequence TTGAAATATCGTGCCGAAATTGACGGCTTGCGAGCGCTTGCTGTTGTCCCAGTAATTTTATTTCACGCTGGGTTTGAGTCTTTTAGTGGCGGGTTTGTCGGTGTTGATATATTTTTTGTGATTAGTGGTTATTTGATTACAACAATACTTATTGAAGATATTGAAAAAAAACGATTCAGTCTCGTTAATTTTTATGAGCGACGGGCTAGGAGAATATTACCCGCTTTAGCTGTTGTCTCTCTGTTTTCTATTATTTGTGCTTGGGTGCTACTAAATCCAATAGAGTTGAATAAATTTGGATTCTCGTTGCTTGGTGTAGCAACATTTACTTCTAATATTGTCTTTTGGCGAAGTGAAGGCTATTTTACAGACTCAGCCGAATTAAATCCGTTACTACACACGTGGAGCTTGGCTGTAGAAGAGCAGTATTACGTTCTGTTCCCAATCTTTATGTTTTTTGCTTGGCGATTCGGAAAGAGTAAAGTTTTTTGGATGATAGTCCTTTTCTCGCTATTAAGTTTAGCCTTGAGTGAGTGGGGATGGAGAAATAAACCGACGGCTAATTTTTACTTGGCACCAACACGTGCTTGGGAATTGTTTGCTGGCTCAATCGCAGCATTTTCTGTTCAGAAGCGTGGGGTAAAAGCTAATAATTATTTTTCGATACTTGGCTTAATTGCCATTATATTTTCTATCTTCGCTTATGATGAAAGCACACCCTTTCCAAGTGTTTATGCATTGGTTCCAGTCTTAGGCGTTGTATTACTCATTTTGTATGGCGCCAAAGAAACATATGCTGCGCAAATATTAGGCTCGAGAGCTTTTGTTAGCATTGGATTAATAAGCTACTCGGCATACTTGTGGCATCAACCAGTATTAGTTTATACGCGCATTACAATAGGCAATATCGAGCTAGGGCTTGGTTTGGCGCTATTATTAATTTTGGTAACTTTTATTTTGGCATACCTTAGTTGGCGTTATGTTGAAAACCCGTTTCGTAAAAGAGAAATTTTTTCACCTAAATCAGTTTTTTCGTTAAGTGCTGTGTCTCTGATTTTTCTATTGAGCTTTGGGTTATTATCAAGCGAAGTGTCAAAGAACGTCGAAGAGCAGTTGGCGCTTGATTTATCGACTTCTGAATTTGTCTATTTCTCTAACATTGATGAACGAAGCTTTGTCTCATCGCGACTAAATCTGCCATTAAACAATGTTGAAACCTTAGTTATGGGTTCGAGCCGAATGATGCAAGTAGGTACGGCTACATTAAATGAGTCAGTGCTCAATCTTTCTGTTAGCTCAGCATCTATTGAAGATAATGTTGCGTTTGTTGGAGAGGCGGTAATGCAAGTCTCCCCAAATAGAGTTTTAATTGGAGCTGACCCCTGGTTACTAAATCGCTTTAACGCAAAAGATAGATGGAAATCTGTAGCTTCATTATACGAACATTGGGCGAAATTAATTGCAAAAAAAGAGTCTAATACACTGAATAGTAAAGCTTTCTTTAGTCCATCAGAAAGAGACTTGCCCGGTAAGCGTTCTGATTTCAGTTTTTTCAAAAAAGCCTATAATGCAATAAATTTTAACTCCGGCTCTCTTGTGGCAAGAGGCGGTGATGTTGAAGGTATTGCAAAGAAAGCTTACGACGGTTTTCACATCTATAACGACGAATATCAATCTACTACTCAAAACGAAATGAAGAAAGGGTTTGATAATTTGTTGAAGTATAATATGCAAGATTTTGAAATTGATGTTAAGGCAAAAACTAATCTTACTAATTTGGTTTCGTGGCTTAAAAGGAGTGGTGTCGAGGTTTACTTTGTGTTCTCGCCTTATCATCCAAACTTGTATTCAAAAATGTTGTCCAACAACTCGGTTCATATTGAAATCGAAAGATATCTTAAAGATATAGCGTCGGATTTGGGTGTGAACATCGTTGGCTCATATAATCCGAAAGTTAATGGATGTATGTCAGCCGATTTTTACGATGGAATGCATCCGCAAGAGTTGTGTATGAAAAAAGTCTTAAATGGAATTAGTCGATGA